A stretch of the Polluticoccus soli genome encodes the following:
- a CDS encoding 3-hydroxyacyl-ACP dehydratase encodes MLMNDFYRIEYLQRDPNSISCKIAFNKQHDIFKGHFPGQPVVPGVCMMEMVKELLEQQTDQNLWLRDAGQVKFLQLITPDVQPTINISWQQEKKGYTVTASFKNETNDLFKLTGSFEPANA; translated from the coding sequence ATGCTGATGAATGATTTCTACCGCATCGAATACCTACAGAGAGACCCTAACAGCATCTCATGTAAAATTGCCTTCAATAAGCAACACGACATTTTCAAAGGCCACTTTCCCGGTCAACCGGTAGTACCGGGTGTATGCATGATGGAAATGGTGAAAGAACTGCTGGAGCAGCAAACAGACCAAAACCTCTGGCTGCGCGATGCGGGACAAGTAAAGTTTCTGCAACTGATAACACCTGATGTACAACCAACCATCAACATCAGCTGGCAACAGGAAAAGAAGGGATACACTGTAACCGCTTCTTTTAAGAATGAAACCAACGACCTCTTTAAACTTACCGGCAGCTTCGAACCTGCCAATGCATAA
- a CDS encoding LolA family protein yields the protein MRMLKVAGSIALLFCSFLVFAQPKGYQPVKDIRAFQQSLTSVNASRQTISSDFTQVKNLSMLAEKIKSKGKFYFKKEDKVRIEYTQPFSYLLVMNGGQLMVKDEQKTSKINTKNSKTMQSVNRIMVDCMRGTVFQNADFKTAAYESGSTYLLSLTPANAAMKKMFSQIDVYLSRKNFDVDRLTMTETGGDFTDMNFTNTQHNVALNEALFKVK from the coding sequence ATGCGTATGCTTAAGGTTGCCGGATCAATTGCCTTATTATTCTGCTCGTTCCTGGTGTTTGCACAGCCTAAGGGTTACCAGCCAGTAAAAGATATACGTGCCTTTCAACAGTCTTTAACCAGCGTCAATGCATCACGCCAAACTATCTCCAGCGATTTTACCCAGGTAAAGAATTTATCGATGCTGGCAGAGAAGATCAAATCGAAAGGAAAGTTCTATTTCAAGAAAGAAGATAAAGTCCGCATCGAGTACACGCAGCCTTTTTCATACTTGTTGGTGATGAACGGCGGCCAACTGATGGTGAAAGACGAACAAAAGACTAGTAAGATCAACACAAAAAACAGTAAGACGATGCAATCGGTCAACCGCATTATGGTAGACTGTATGCGTGGGACAGTGTTTCAAAATGCCGATTTCAAAACTGCTGCGTACGAGAGCGGTAGCACCTACCTTTTGTCACTCACGCCTGCCAATGCTGCCATGAAGAAAATGTTCAGCCAGATTGACGTATACCTGAGCCGGAAAAATTTTGATGTGGACCGCCTAACCATGACCGAAACCGGTGGTGACTTTACCGACATGAACTTTACCAATACACAACACAATGTAGCACTGAATGAAGCGTTGTTTAAGGTTAAGTAG
- a CDS encoding DUF423 domain-containing protein → MYKTALVAGVFFAALAVVLGAFGAHGLKPLLTPDQLQTFETGVKYEFYHALALLATGIIYSSFPQKLVKTASTCFIVGILLFSGSLYAMTALKLQGDVGLGGLGILTPIGGLFFIIGWLLLLLGIVRKK, encoded by the coding sequence ATGTATAAAACAGCGCTCGTAGCAGGCGTATTTTTTGCAGCCCTGGCCGTGGTTCTCGGCGCATTTGGCGCCCACGGATTGAAACCACTCCTTACGCCAGATCAGCTCCAAACTTTCGAAACAGGAGTTAAATACGAATTTTATCATGCGTTGGCGTTGCTTGCCACAGGAATTATATATTCTTCTTTCCCGCAAAAACTGGTAAAAACCGCCTCAACTTGTTTTATAGTAGGCATTTTGCTGTTCAGCGGCTCACTTTACGCCATGACGGCACTTAAACTGCAGGGCGATGTTGGCCTCGGCGGGTTAGGTATCTTAACACCTATTGGCGGACTTTTCTTTATAATTGGCTGGTTATTATTATTACTGGGCATTGTAAGAAAAAAATAA
- a CDS encoding polysaccharide deacetylase family protein has translation MRPYKLTSILFVIALVLLDIAYLGGIVEWWLLLLPFVAYISLLALGAIFIEWNFYLRSFNKGKKEKQIALTFDDGPAEITPAILDVLKEQNVQAAFFTIGKNAAKYPELVQRWHEEGHVVGNHSYHHGFNFDWQSRRKMVAEIEQTNHVILTTIGVTPLLFRPPYGVTNPNLARAVSQTGMYSIGWSVRSLDTRAKEPSKLLNKLLNEIKSGDIILLHDSMAITREILTDFIVQARKKGFTFARVDQLLDIDAYA, from the coding sequence TTGCGGCCTTATAAATTAACCAGCATCCTCTTTGTTATCGCGCTTGTATTGCTCGATATAGCATACCTGGGCGGGATAGTGGAATGGTGGCTGCTGCTGCTGCCGTTTGTGGCATATATCAGTCTGCTGGCACTGGGAGCTATTTTTATTGAGTGGAATTTCTACCTGAGATCGTTCAATAAAGGCAAAAAAGAAAAGCAGATAGCACTGACATTCGACGACGGTCCCGCAGAGATAACGCCAGCCATTCTCGATGTGCTAAAAGAACAAAACGTACAGGCGGCTTTTTTTACGATTGGTAAAAACGCAGCTAAATACCCTGAGCTGGTACAACGTTGGCATGAAGAGGGTCATGTGGTAGGCAACCATAGCTACCACCATGGGTTCAATTTCGATTGGCAATCGAGAAGAAAAATGGTTGCTGAAATTGAACAGACCAACCACGTTATTTTAACAACAATTGGCGTTACACCGCTACTTTTCCGACCTCCTTATGGCGTCACCAACCCCAACCTGGCTCGTGCTGTTAGCCAGACAGGTATGTATTCTATAGGGTGGAGTGTACGCTCCCTAGACACCCGCGCAAAAGAGCCTTCAAAGCTTTTAAACAAGCTGCTTAACGAGATCAAAAGTGGCGACATCATCCTTTTGCATGATTCAATGGCTATTACGCGTGAAATTTTAACGGATTTCATTGTTCAGGCTCGCAAAAAGGGCTTTACCTTTGCGCGCGTAGACCAACTTCTCGATATAGATGCGTATGCTTAA
- a CDS encoding iron-containing alcohol dehydrogenase family protein → MKFRNFKMVDYVVYGRGCFDQLDEILAPRRKNGQPMVFLLDHYFANDHALRTRIPLRDNDVLIDADVTTEPKTSYVDELAQRLKDTYGTVSGIIGIGGGSTIDLAKAVSIMMTNPGKAQDYQGWDLVKNPAVYKVGVPTLSGTGAEVSRTCVLTGPTKKLGMNSDFTPFDQIVLDPELIKGAPKNQRFYTGMDCYIHCIESLQGTYINAFSRAYGEKALELCQDVFLTTDWTDESDEKLMMASYAGGMSIAYSQVGVAHAVSYGLSYLLGTKHGIGNCIVFNHLEEFYPEGVREFHEMVRLNNIDIPVGVTKGLTDEQFDTMINVSLGMAPLWENALGKDWQQQMTRERLRALYEKL, encoded by the coding sequence ATGAAGTTTCGCAACTTTAAGATGGTAGATTATGTGGTGTATGGAAGGGGATGTTTTGATCAGCTGGATGAGATATTGGCGCCACGCCGTAAGAATGGCCAGCCAATGGTATTCCTGCTCGACCATTATTTCGCCAACGACCATGCCTTGAGGACACGCATCCCGCTTCGTGATAATGATGTGCTGATAGATGCGGACGTAACTACCGAACCTAAGACCTCTTATGTTGACGAACTGGCACAACGTTTAAAAGATACTTATGGCACTGTTTCAGGTATCATTGGTATTGGCGGCGGTTCTACAATAGACCTTGCCAAGGCGGTATCGATCATGATGACCAACCCCGGTAAAGCACAAGACTACCAGGGATGGGACCTCGTTAAAAATCCTGCTGTATATAAAGTTGGTGTCCCCACGTTGTCTGGTACTGGAGCTGAAGTATCGCGCACCTGCGTACTGACCGGCCCCACCAAAAAGCTGGGCATGAACTCTGACTTTACTCCATTCGACCAAATTGTACTAGATCCGGAACTGATAAAAGGCGCCCCTAAAAACCAGCGTTTTTACACAGGTATGGATTGCTATATCCACTGTATTGAATCACTGCAGGGCACTTATATCAATGCATTTAGCCGCGCTTATGGCGAGAAAGCATTGGAGCTGTGCCAGGACGTATTCCTAACAACCGACTGGACAGATGAAAGTGATGAAAAGCTGATGATGGCTTCTTATGCCGGCGGCATGAGTATCGCTTACTCACAGGTTGGTGTGGCACATGCTGTAAGTTACGGCCTGAGCTACCTGTTGGGCACCAAACACGGCATCGGGAACTGTATCGTCTTCAATCATCTCGAAGAGTTTTATCCTGAAGGTGTGCGCGAATTTCACGAAATGGTGCGCCTGAATAATATCGATATTCCTGTAGGTGTGACCAAGGGTCTCACCGACGAACAGTTCGATACGATGATCAACGTATCGTTGGGTATGGCGCCGTTGTGGGAAAACGCCTTGGGTAAAGACTGGCAACAGCAAATGACCCGCGAACGCCTGCGTGCTCTATACGAAAAGCTATAA
- a CDS encoding CinA family nicotinamide mononucleotide deamidase-related protein — translation MANVQVSIITIGDELLIGQTVDTNSVWMAQRLNDLGIEVKRRVSVGDIAADIRTALDAEIAVSDVVLITGGLGPTVDDITKPLLCQYFGGNMIVNEEVLQHVKKIFEVRKKPFLERNLKQAEVPDSCTVLFNKLGTAPGMLFERSEKAIIAMPGVPFEMMGIMEDEVIPYLQQNFISDALLHRSILTAGEGESFIAEKIIDIETALPSHVKLAYLPSAGVVRLRLTGRGADKQRLVKELEMYQDQIANRVEEIVVSLHDLPLEHILGRTLLENRKTIGLAESCTGGYIAHHITQVMGSANYFQGSIVCYQNEIKEKLLGVKKETLEEHGAVSEHTAIEMAVGARKKLKADYGLGVTGLLSAGGEDDRVPVGTVWIAVADEQRTVAKQFRFHYDRPRNKDMATQVGMLMAWKFLQKKI, via the coding sequence ATGGCTAACGTACAGGTAAGCATCATAACGATAGGCGACGAGTTATTGATAGGTCAAACCGTTGATACCAACTCAGTATGGATGGCGCAGCGATTAAATGACTTAGGCATTGAAGTAAAGCGCCGTGTATCTGTAGGCGATATCGCCGCAGATATCAGAACTGCGTTAGATGCAGAAATAGCTGTTTCAGACGTCGTGCTGATAACGGGCGGACTTGGTCCTACGGTCGACGATATAACAAAGCCATTGCTGTGTCAATACTTCGGAGGGAACATGATTGTGAATGAGGAAGTATTGCAACATGTGAAGAAGATATTTGAAGTCCGGAAAAAACCTTTCCTCGAACGCAACCTAAAGCAAGCTGAAGTGCCTGACAGTTGTACTGTTCTATTCAATAAATTAGGTACTGCACCTGGTATGTTGTTCGAAAGAAGCGAAAAGGCTATCATCGCGATGCCCGGTGTTCCTTTCGAAATGATGGGTATTATGGAAGATGAAGTGATCCCGTATTTGCAGCAAAACTTCATCAGCGATGCATTACTACACCGCAGCATTCTTACTGCCGGCGAAGGCGAAAGTTTCATTGCCGAGAAAATAATAGACATTGAAACCGCTTTGCCGTCTCATGTAAAACTAGCCTACCTGCCTAGCGCAGGGGTCGTAAGATTGCGCCTTACAGGCCGCGGCGCAGATAAACAACGGCTGGTGAAAGAGCTGGAGATGTACCAGGACCAGATCGCCAACAGGGTAGAAGAAATTGTTGTTTCACTGCATGACCTGCCGCTGGAACATATACTGGGCCGTACGCTGCTGGAGAACCGGAAAACAATTGGTCTTGCGGAAAGCTGCACAGGTGGATATATAGCCCATCATATCACACAGGTAATGGGCTCTGCAAATTATTTCCAGGGAAGCATTGTCTGTTATCAAAACGAGATCAAGGAAAAACTGCTGGGAGTTAAGAAAGAAACGCTTGAAGAACACGGCGCGGTGAGCGAACATACAGCGATAGAAATGGCGGTTGGTGCACGGAAAAAACTAAAAGCTGATTATGGATTGGGGGTTACTGGTTTGCTCAGCGCGGGCGGCGAAGACGACAGGGTACCGGTGGGCACAGTGTGGATCGCAGTTGCGGATGAGCAGAGAACGGTAGCAAAACAGTTCAGATTTCATTACGACAGGCCACGCAACAAGGACATGGCTACGCAAGTAGGTATGTTGATGGCTTGGAAATTTCTTCAAAAGAAAATATGA
- a CDS encoding shikimate kinase, with protein sequence MSLIFLTGMPGAGKTYWGRRISDAQGLPFVDMDEYIENRENRTITEIFELEGERGFRQIEAAALREIITATGNGIIASGGGTVTHDGSLEAMRAAGCIVYLKAEIKTLANRLQNEADKRPLLTQTPYLLPTLQQMLSAREGFYEQADHILEVESLQDTTFAQIIDSCIKQRS encoded by the coding sequence ATGAGCCTGATATTTCTCACAGGGATGCCCGGCGCGGGTAAAACCTATTGGGGCCGCAGAATTTCCGATGCACAAGGTCTACCGTTTGTGGACATGGACGAGTATATCGAGAATAGAGAAAATAGAACTATAACCGAAATTTTCGAGCTTGAAGGTGAGCGTGGTTTCAGGCAAATTGAGGCCGCTGCATTAAGAGAAATCATTACCGCAACCGGTAACGGCATCATAGCCAGCGGTGGTGGTACCGTAACTCATGACGGAAGCCTGGAAGCCATGCGTGCTGCAGGATGTATTGTTTACCTGAAGGCTGAAATAAAAACGCTTGCCAATCGATTGCAAAATGAGGCTGACAAACGGCCCTTATTAACTCAAACACCCTACTTACTACCTACACTACAGCAAATGCTAAGCGCACGAGAAGGATTTTATGAACAGGCCGACCATATTTTAGAGGTAGAAAGCCTGCAGGATACTACCTTTGCGCAAATCATCGACTCATGTATAAAACAGCGCTCGTAG
- the kdsB gene encoding 3-deoxy-manno-octulosonate cytidylyltransferase: MRSIALIPARLNATRFPEKLLMPIKGKSVISRTYESAVNTELFDEVYVVSDSDRIIEEIDKIGGKTYKSQKEYESGTDRIAELAANMDADVFVNIQGDEPFVQKSPLQKLLQVFEGDYGKSTQVASLVQRLKDPELIADPNFVKVVLDMRMNAMYFSRSPIPYWRNKNFPISYYEHIGVYAFRKKALMDFVEWPMTPLEIAEKIECLRFLENGVPIRMVLTQYMGVEIDMPEDIARAEAYLEQMALQ, translated from the coding sequence ATGAGGTCGATAGCTCTGATACCCGCGCGATTGAACGCCACCAGGTTCCCTGAAAAATTGCTGATGCCCATCAAAGGTAAAAGCGTAATTAGTCGTACTTACGAATCTGCAGTTAATACCGAACTGTTTGATGAGGTGTATGTTGTGTCGGATAGTGATCGCATCATCGAAGAGATCGATAAAATAGGTGGTAAAACTTATAAGAGCCAAAAAGAATACGAAAGCGGAACAGACCGTATCGCAGAATTGGCTGCAAATATGGATGCCGATGTTTTTGTAAACATTCAGGGTGATGAACCATTCGTTCAAAAATCCCCTTTGCAAAAACTCCTTCAGGTATTTGAAGGCGACTACGGCAAATCGACCCAGGTAGCATCGCTGGTGCAGCGCCTTAAAGATCCTGAGCTGATTGCAGATCCAAACTTCGTAAAAGTGGTGCTGGATATGCGTATGAACGCAATGTATTTTTCGCGCAGCCCTATACCTTACTGGCGCAACAAGAACTTCCCTATTTCTTATTACGAGCACATAGGTGTGTATGCTTTCAGAAAAAAAGCGCTGATGGATTTCGTGGAGTGGCCAATGACCCCGCTGGAAATTGCGGAAAAAATAGAGTGCCTGCGTTTCCTCGAGAATGGTGTGCCTATCCGCATGGTGCTGACCCAGTATATGGGTGTTGAAATAGATATGCCCGAAGATATAGCCCGTGCAGAAGCGTACCTTGAACAAATGGCGCTTCAATAG